The DNA sequence GCCGGTGGGTTGCGGGCTGGCGGCCGGAGGCGCAGGCCGGCCCTTCCAGACCTGGCCGCCATTGAACAGCGTGTCCAGCGCAACGACAGCGCCCATCAGCCTTGCCTCAACAGGCCACAGAACACCCCTTCAATGGCCAGGTCCTGATCGGCTTCGACGATGATCGGCTGGTAGGCCGGGTTGCGCGGCAGCAGGCGCACCCGTTCGCCGATGCGCTCGAAGCGCTTGATGGTGACTTCACCGTCGAGCCGTGCCACGACAATCTGGCCGTTGGAGGCTTGGGGGGTGCGCTGCACGCCCACCAGGTCGCCGTCGAGAATACCGTCCCCGATCATCGAGTCGCCCTGGACCCGCAGCAGGTAATCCGGCGCCTTGGTGAACATCGCCGGATCCAGCATCAGACGGCTGTGGACCTCGGCATCAGCGCCAATCGGCAAGCCGGCCGCCACTCGCCCCAGCACCGGAACGTCCAGCAGCTCGGGGCGCGCTGGTTGGTTCAGCAAGCGGATACCCCGGGCCTGGTGCGGATTGACTTCGATAAAACCAGCTTCGGTCAGCGCCAGCACATGCTTGCGCGCCACGCTGCGGGAGGCGAAACCGAACGCCTCGCTGATTTCAGCGAGGCTGGGGGGCTGGCCCTGCTCGGCGATGCGTTCGCGGATGAAGGTCAGGATGGCGGTACGGCGGGGGGTGAGAGTCGTCATGGAGTACATTTGTACTCTTTCGGGTTTTTTCTGACAAGCGCCGCCAGTCAGTTCACAGGTTGACTGCACAAGTCCTTGTGGCGAGGGAGCTTGCTCCCGCTCGGCTGCGCAGCAGCCGTAAAAACCTACCTACTTGTTGAATGATTTGGGGCTGCTGCGCAGCCCAGCGGGAGCAAGCTCCCTCGCCACAGGTGTTAATCATGTCTCGGGATTGCGTGATCAGGGCAGTAACAACCCCTGCTCACGCTCGCACAACTGCACCACGTAATCCCACAGCACCCTCAACCGCACAGACTTGTGCAGCTCACGGCGGGTGC is a window from the Pseudomonas brassicacearum genome containing:
- the lexA gene encoding transcriptional repressor LexA codes for the protein MYSMTTLTPRRTAILTFIRERIAEQGQPPSLAEISEAFGFASRSVARKHVLALTEAGFIEVNPHQARGIRLLNQPARPELLDVPVLGRVAAGLPIGADAEVHSRLMLDPAMFTKAPDYLLRVQGDSMIGDGILDGDLVGVQRTPQASNGQIVVARLDGEVTIKRFERIGERVRLLPRNPAYQPIIVEADQDLAIEGVFCGLLRQG